In a single window of the archaeon BMS3Bbin15 genome:
- the albA_1 gene encoding antilisterial bacteriocin subtilosin biosynthesis protein AlbA, with product MYPKLKNSALKMAESPFLYNYLKDEIYELDSEAFDLLKYFTGKNSLESIIGNPSKEVKELIDFLVSEGCIEDSQMKHTYDMFNVVENSKPSLRYLQMHITTKCNLDCAHCYLGKKSDIDMEKKLAFKIIDEFSEVGWKLLITGGEPLLSSYFWDILKYASKKPLRIEVFTNGTLLTESMAEKLGVYVHMVQISLDGLETGHEILRGRGTFKSTIKGIKNARKYVEVSIATMIHSRNLKEFPELSELIEELDIEGWSLDVPSSKGNLEVRQELIPDYKEAARIYSSYGFSNEMHLGSENFACGSHLMSVSVDGSITKCGFFDRSLGRIGKISLMEGWKKVVKNFVPDLQELECRECINLRECRGGCRYRAELNGDFLARDPFMCTFME from the coding sequence ATGTATCCCAAACTTAAAAATTCGGCCTTGAAGATGGCTGAATCTCCTTTTTTGTATAATTATTTAAAAGATGAAATCTATGAATTGGATTCTGAAGCCTTTGACCTCCTGAAATATTTCACAGGTAAGAATTCATTGGAATCTATTATAGGAAACCCTTCAAAGGAAGTTAAAGAACTGATTGATTTCTTGGTCTCTGAAGGATGTATAGAAGACAGCCAGATGAAACATACTTATGATATGTTTAATGTTGTAGAAAATTCTAAACCTTCTCTCAGGTATCTCCAGATGCACATAACAACAAAATGCAATCTTGACTGTGCCCACTGCTACCTTGGAAAGAAAAGTGATATTGATATGGAAAAAAAGCTTGCTTTTAAAATAATAGATGAGTTCTCTGAGGTGGGATGGAAGCTTTTGATAACTGGTGGCGAACCCCTTCTCAGCAGTTACTTCTGGGATATCCTGAAATATGCATCGAAGAAACCCCTGAGAATTGAGGTTTTCACAAATGGAACACTTCTCACAGAAAGTATGGCAGAAAAGCTTGGCGTATATGTTCACATGGTGCAGATTAGTCTTGATGGTCTTGAAACAGGGCATGAAATCCTGAGAGGAAGGGGAACCTTCAAAAGTACAATAAAAGGGATAAAAAATGCCAGAAAATACGTTGAGGTTTCGATAGCCACTATGATTCACTCCCGTAATCTTAAGGAATTCCCGGAACTTTCGGAATTAATTGAAGAACTTGATATTGAAGGCTGGAGCCTCGATGTACCCTCATCCAAAGGTAATCTTGAAGTCAGGCAGGAGCTTATTCCTGATTATAAAGAAGCAGCCAGAATATATTCTAGCTATGGCTTTTCCAATGAAATGCATCTTGGGAGTGAGAATTTTGCATGTGGTTCTCATCTGATGTCTGTAAGTGTTGATGGAAGTATAACAAAATGTGGCTTCTTTGATAGGAGTTTGGGCAGAATTGGTAAAATTTCGCTTATGGAAGGCTGGAAGAAAGTTGTTAAAAATTTTGTTCCAGATTTACAGGAACTGGAATGCCGGGAATGTATAAACCTCAGAGAGTGTAGGGGAGGTTGTAGATACAGGGCTGAATTAAACGGGGATTTTCTTGCCAGAGACCCCTTCATGTGCACATTTATGGAGTAA